A single window of Vibrio alfacsensis DNA harbors:
- the lysA gene encoding diaminopimelate decarboxylase has protein sequence MDYFNYQDDGQLWAEDVSLYALAEQYGTPLYVYSRATLERHWNAFDSSVGQHPHLVCYAVKANSNLGVLNALARLGSGFDIVSGGELERVIAAGGDAKKVVFSGVGKTPAEMKRALELGIKCFNVESEPELERLNRVAGELGVIAPISLRINPDVDAKTHPYISTGLRDNKFGIAFDRAPAVYQFAQSLPNLNVQGIDCHIGSQLTNIEPFIDATDRLLALIDDLKAQGINIRHLDVGGGLGVVYRDELPPQPSDYAKALLARLENHQELELIFEPGRAIAANAGILLTRVEFLKHTEHKNFAIIDAAMNDLMRPALYQAWQDIVPVSPRDGEAQTYDLVGPICETGDFLGKDRALVLQEGDLLAVRSAGAYGFVMSSNYNTRTRAAEVMVDGTQSHLVRQREELTSLWQLEQILPE, from the coding sequence TTGGATTACTTCAATTATCAGGATGATGGCCAGCTTTGGGCTGAAGACGTCTCACTCTATGCTCTTGCTGAGCAATATGGCACACCTCTTTATGTATACTCACGTGCGACACTAGAGCGTCATTGGAATGCATTCGACAGTTCAGTGGGGCAGCACCCACATCTTGTTTGTTATGCAGTAAAAGCAAACTCTAACCTAGGTGTATTGAATGCTTTGGCTCGTTTGGGGTCTGGTTTTGATATTGTCTCAGGTGGTGAGCTAGAACGTGTTATCGCTGCAGGTGGCGATGCGAAAAAAGTGGTGTTCTCTGGCGTTGGTAAGACTCCAGCAGAAATGAAACGTGCTCTCGAGCTTGGCATTAAATGCTTTAATGTTGAATCTGAACCTGAGCTCGAACGCTTGAACCGTGTGGCCGGTGAGTTAGGTGTGATTGCACCGATTTCTTTGCGTATTAACCCTGACGTTGATGCGAAAACGCACCCTTACATTTCGACAGGTCTTCGCGACAATAAATTCGGCATCGCCTTTGACCGTGCGCCTGCGGTGTATCAATTCGCGCAGAGTTTACCGAACCTTAATGTACAAGGTATCGATTGTCATATTGGCTCCCAACTAACCAATATCGAACCATTTATTGATGCGACAGACCGTCTGTTGGCATTGATTGATGATTTGAAAGCACAAGGCATTAATATTCGCCATCTTGATGTTGGTGGTGGTCTAGGCGTCGTTTATCGCGATGAATTACCCCCACAGCCCTCTGATTACGCCAAAGCGCTATTGGCGCGTCTTGAAAATCATCAAGAGCTTGAGCTTATCTTTGAGCCAGGACGGGCGATTGCAGCAAACGCTGGTATTTTGCTCACGCGAGTAGAATTCCTAAAGCACACTGAGCACAAGAACTTTGCGATCATCGACGCAGCGATGAATGATTTAATGCGTCCCGCGCTATATCAAGCATGGCAAGATATCGTGCCTGTCTCACCACGTGATGGTGAGGCACAAACTTACGATCTTGTTGGCCCTATCTGCGAAACAGGCGATTTCTTGGGTAAAGATCGAGCGCTAGTGCTGCAAGAAGGTGATCTACTCGCGGTTCGCTCTGCAGGTGCCTATGGCTTTGTGATGTCTTCGAACTACAATACCCGTACCCGAGCGGCGGAAGTGATGGTGGATGGTACCCAAAGTCATCTTGTTCGCCAGCGTGAGGAGCTGACCAGTTTGTGGCAGCTGGAACAGATTCTACCGGAGTAA
- the lptM gene encoding LPS translocon maturation chaperone LptM has product MQNEKLLTVLFVMVAATLVGCGQSGSLYIPDDTQQNEQSQ; this is encoded by the coding sequence ATGCAAAATGAAAAACTACTTACTGTGTTGTTTGTGATGGTTGCAGCGACGCTTGTCGGTTGCGGTCAATCAGGTTCACTTTACATTCCAGACGACACTCAACAAAACGAGCAGTCACAATAA
- the cyaY gene encoding iron donor protein CyaY — protein sequence MNDTEFHQLVDAQIQIIEESIDDSGADIDYEVSGNVMTLEFEDRSQIIINRQEPMHEIWLASKSGGFHFKLIDNKWTCSKTGMELFEMVKEECEKHAGEVIDWD from the coding sequence ATGAACGATACTGAATTTCATCAACTGGTGGACGCGCAGATACAAATCATCGAAGAATCCATCGATGATTCAGGCGCAGACATTGATTACGAAGTGTCTGGCAACGTAATGACATTAGAGTTTGAAGACCGCAGTCAAATCATCATTAACCGCCAAGAGCCAATGCATGAAATATGGCTAGCCTCAAAGTCTGGAGGCTTCCACTTCAAGCTTATCGATAACAAATGGACCTGTTCCAAAACGGGCATGGAACTGTTTGAAATGGTAAAAGAAGAGTGTGAAAAGCACGCCGGTGAAGTGATCGATTGGGACTAA